ggttGGCTCAGTGTATCTCTGGGGTTTATTCAAGTCTATATGAAAATGATATGAATTAGAAAATCCATATAACAGCCTAGGataggggtcagcaacctttactatcaaaagagccattttaggtaataaataaataaataaatctgtctggagctgcaaaacatttgatcattatgatgaaggtaacacagtttatggtctaagtatatagtatataagtctaatgcagtgagggccaaagtgcaaatgtactatggagtgttagggccacattgagggaaagatataggagatttcaagaataaagtcataactttacaagaaaaaaaaagtcgtaatattacgagaataaagaaaaaaaaagaaaataacacgtaaaatttctactttataatatgactttattctcataatgatacgatttttttctcgtaaacctttgactttattctcataatctcagatgtatttttttcccctcaatgtggccctaacactccatcgtactgtcgtaccatagacctacaacagtgataaataaaaatgaaatgtaaacaaaaaacagttattgatttccatttttataaatccacagggagccactggctCTTCTACATGTGGCTCCGGGgttgcaggttgctgacccctggcctagGGAAAGTAAATTGTGATTATGTagtaaaatttgaaaaaataaaataaaactgactgTAAATATTGCAATTGTATATTGAAAGCTGTAGTAAGATAAGtactagtaaaaaaaaattaattcagtGTGATACACAGTTTTGTAGTACTTCAGTGCAATTTTAAGGTAATTATACTtatgtatttccattttgtaCTAATTATTACTTCAACTCCAATTCATTTCAGAGACACATTGTACACACATTTTGATGACCTTATGAGATGCATTGCTATACATTAAACTAAGCAGTACATGAcagtatataaactgggaaaaaaaagtttggaaacttgtgtttggtcgattatttctctgttgttacaatgctaatggtcattgtatttaacatggttggaaagcctgtttatttaccttcacaatgatgtccaacttgtaaggatcatgcatttgtgggttgagcagcacagctgattatgtgggtagcgcccaagaaaaatttgccaaaatgctctgccaatggtaaacagtgtattctcctgttggtattgactcttgttttgagttgtttggtggattggatgattgaactctctatcagtaaggaacgaacaagacatattggcaattttacactttatttatttaatacaccgtcaggagtaTCAGTTTACTTCTGATACTTCAAGTATATGTTGCAGATAATACTTGGgtacttttacctttacttaagtaaacttTTTAAATGCAGTCTTTTGTCatggagtatttctacacttttCTTAAATAAAGTATTTGAAAACTCCTTCCACCGATGGTGATAAGGTCCTTCTCTTGCAGAATTAGATGTCTCTCCTCTTCCAAATGGCAATGCAGGATCACAAAAGTGCAAAGCAATGACGCAAGTTAAAAGTATCACTAAATTGTAGTGTTTGTAAAAAATGAATGCTGACTGTGAAGCCAATGCTAACTCCAGCTAACTAATTCAGGGTGATGCAACAGCTAtaaaagtatttccttttgttATTCAACTGTGGCTTGTTACTACGTGTTAATTGTAAAAGCAAAGCTTGCTTATTAGCTCTAGTGTTATTGGACTTGATACAGAGCATTTCTTACACATACAAAATAAAGTCACGTTTCTTCTTCatgctttttatttgaaaagaaTTTGGATACATTTGGCAATCTGTAAACTCTTGAAACTGTTGATTCAGCAGAAATAGTCAATCATCCACAAAGAAACAGTAAGTCAACTTTTTCTATGGTGGTGAGGATATCGTGTGATGATGCTGCAAAGCTTTTCTGCTCTTGCATTGAGCATAGTCATAACCGTGAAAAATGAGTGCTTTGACCCAAGAACATGATGAAAAACCCAAAATAGAAACCTTTTCAAAAAGGTTGAACACTTGTTCATATAATAACTGAACATTTTAGAAATGGTTCactagaaaaacaaacatttgaattTAAGgcgttttttaattttttttatgtaaaccTATAATAtacatgtcagaaaaaaaataaattgcaacATGGGATGGGATGATGGCTCTGAATAGAGAGCAATGTATTGTATTCACAGAACAGTCTAGATGTAATGCATCAGCAGCagtgcattttgcattttaTCTAGCTTCTTCTGATTGAAGAACAGAAGTCaaacatgctgaaaataaagaagaaaaaaagagtaacTACTGAGAAGGACTAGAGGAGTCAAACAGTGCCGTGAGCTGTCAGGGGTACAACACAAGCAGAGCAAATCTGTAACAACTTGATTTAAAAGAGATCGCAAAAGAGCACCTAAGATGTCACCACTTATGCCACAACGTCAGCTCCACTCTGTTCTTCTCTCTTGGTAAATGTAGTTTCCAGAGACACACAGAAGCTAGTGTGGCATCCCAGGATTCAGCTAACAGGTCAAAAATAGTATCAGAGTCCAAGTACAGCATAACCTCTCCCGATTTCTTGGCTTGTTCCAGGGCTCCCGTTTAAAGTTaatcatcctcatcatctgaGTCCATCACCTTCCGCCTGTTGAACTGACAAGTACAGAGCATAAAGATGTAAGATGGACTAGTGACTGATAATGAATCAAACATAAGTAACACTTCAGTGGAACTTACTTTTACGGTTGTCTTCTTATCTGTTTCCTGACTGACTTTTTCTAGAATCTCGATCAAGCCCGACTCCGAAATCtgataaaagagaaaatccGTTAATTGCAGTGCTGGTATGTGGAAGCAAATCAACATTAGTGCTTCAAGCATCAGAGCAGAGGTCACTGTCTCACCTTTCCTCCCAACTTTCCAAAACGAGCCATTTGAATGAGATAGTTTTCAACTGCCTTGGCCTTCTCCGGCTTAACCAAAGCAAGATTGTtcactgaaaaaagaaaattattttaaCACCTTGTGTTCACATGCGAGGGGCATTTATAGGTGTATCACCACCTATTCATCACACAATATAGTTTGAATGAAGCACAAGGCGTTTTTTGAAAACTCAGTGTGAGCAGCCTTACATGTCTTAGATAAATCCTTTATGACACTTTCATTAGAGTGAATAGAAACCTGCTGCCTGCCAGTGGTGACTTGGCTATATACAGTGGTAAGCTTACAACAGCTTTTACAACGTGTGTTCCTCTCaccatttagaatatttacaatCCGATTTTCACACaaatttttatattattgtttttcacCCATTTCTGCTCGTTTCACTAAAACGTAaggagtctctgtctgtctgtatgcatgtatgtatgtccTTAGATTTTCTCAacaaccgttcatccaatcgaCTTGAGATCTATGGG
Above is a genomic segment from Sebastes umbrosus isolate fSebUmb1 chromosome 2, fSebUmb1.pri, whole genome shotgun sequence containing:
- the pdcd5 gene encoding programmed cell death protein 5, producing the protein MEDEDLNAIRRQRMSELQAQHGDNSKNQQQGEEAKQRDTDMRNSILAQVLDQSARARLNNLALVKPEKAKAVENYLIQMARFGKLGGKISESGLIEILEKVSQETDKKTTVKFNRRKVMDSDDEDD